AAGATATAAATCTGGAAATCCTCTCCGGACGTGTTTATATTTTGGCCGGACCCAATGGCGCGGGTAAATCAACATTGCTTAAAATTATGGCCGAGATCATTGAGCCCAGCCAAGGAGAAGTGAGGCTCACACTTCCCAGGGAGCAGATTGCCTATCTCGGGCATCAAACTTTTATTTATTCTTCTCTTTCCGCCCTTGAAAACCTTAACTTTTGGAATTCTATGTATGGCTTGAGTCTTAGTGAAGAAGAACTTGTTCAGATATTAAAACGCGTTGATCTGGGGCCATTTGTATATGAGAAAGCAGGAAATTTTTCTCGCGGGATGGCCCAGAGGCTCAGTCTTGCCAGGGTTATCATGCTAAAACCCAGGCTTCTGTTTTTAGATGAACCAGGCACCGGTTTGGATAAAGACTCCCGTGATCGTTTGATTTCAGAGATCGAAATAGCCCGTAACGATGGCGCAGGAGTTGTTTGGATAAGT
The sequence above is a segment of the Desulfovulcanus ferrireducens genome. Coding sequences within it:
- a CDS encoding ABC transporter ATP-binding protein codes for the protein MSVKEFKSVARANTPKPDAELPARQLLVSLKNIAHFFGQRLIFKDINLEILSGRVYILAGPNGAGKSTLLKIMAEIIEPSQGEVRLTLPREQIAYLGHQTFIYSSLSALENLNFWNSMYGLSLSEEELVQILKRVDLGPFVYEKAGNFSRGMAQRLSLARVIMLKPRLLFLDEPGTGLDKDSRDRLISEIEIARNDGAGVVWISHDIEEFSFSDHIFFLQGKKIVFSGPSEDFSLEGANDS